Sequence from the Bufo bufo chromosome 10, aBufBuf1.1, whole genome shotgun sequence genome:
GCTCCTGAGAGACAGCGCCGCCCGGAGGCCGGGACACATGTGAGGAGAGCCAGGCTCCTCTGCTGCCAGCACCCGACCGGCCCGCGCCCTCCAGCCCTCAGCCGCCGCCGCTCATGGGGGCGAAGCAGAGCTCGGCCTCCCGCACCCGGGCGTCGTTCCCCGGGGTGTCGTCAGATGACAGCGCCGTGCCCCCGGCCTCACACTTCGGACATTACCGGCCAGGCGGTGCCATGGGGCTGCGGAGCCGCTCAGTCAGCTCGGTGTCCGGCCTGGAGCCTCCAGCGGCGGGACTGCCATTCGGCCTGTACCGGGCCGGGCCTGAACCCGACAGAGGAGGCAGCTCTGGGGCCGAAGAGAGCCGGGGAGGCCTGTACCTGGGGCCCCGGGCCTCCCTCACCGACACCCTGCAACTCACCCCTCGGTGGATCGGAGCACAGAGCGGTAAGTGAGCGGAGCCCCCCACTGTAGAGGGACCCGACCCTGTGCCCCCATTAATCCCCCCCCCTTGGGTACCAGACTTTGTGCCCCCCACTGCCAGGACCTGACCATATGCCCCCCAACCCTGTCCTACCCaccctgtgctccccaatgtcctaCCTGCCCCCCTCTGTTCCCATCTTACCCACCTTGTGTATCTACCTGCTTGTTGTATAGCTGACCCCACCCTGTGCCCCCCACAGTTCCCCCGGTCCAGCCACCTCCTCTATCCCTCAGGTTCTGCCCCCCCTTGTGTGGATCCATGGAGAATTTATGGATGACACCTATCCTCCTTGcaggggatgctgggagttgttctTGTAGCTAGAGCTTCGGATTTGGTACCAGTGACGGCGGCCACAGTTGGGGCACATTCTACAGCTGTGAGAAGCATTAGGTCAGGAGCTAGATTCTAACCAGGGTGACATTCACTGCCAGTAAGCAGAGGTCTTGAAAGTCCAGAGAAATTAACACTGAGTGGTACCAGCATGGATACAGACTGTTACGTTGTTCCAGTTTAACGAGATATTCCAGGATTGAATCCGGTCCCTTCTTACCTTTGCCCATTAGAGTGCGGTATGTCATGAATGATTTTTGAAGGGCTCACTTTAAAAGGGATACAatcctggaatatccctttaagtacCAGGACTGTCGTAGAGAAGTGCTACAAATCTCTCCCCTGTcttgatagtttgttacaatgtatcagtgctggTAAATGTCAGACCCAACCAAGGCTGTGAAAAGTTTTGAGACTGAATAGCTTTTCAGCCTTGAGGTGTAAatattcccattcactgacagcaagcagatatcTTAAATGGCAAGGAACGGAAAGTCTATTTAAGAGTTGTATAACGTCTTGCGCAGTGATGAAGTCGTGTTCACAGAAGACCCCCTTTAAACTGAGCATGCCCAGTTGGAAAATGATCAGTAACCTTGGAGGGGCGTGAGAACTTCTGCATCGCTGTCACTAGGCCTCAGTGTTAGGGGCACATCTCCCCGGTCAGTGACCCCAGTGCACTCAGTTTGTGACGTGTTCAAGGTGCTGTGAGGACTTCCTGTGGTTGGACGTTCCTGTGTGCGCTCTACCTTGTGGCTCACCGGTAGTTTACGTGGACTGTGCCACCACGTACCTCGTAAACCCTTCAGTTTCACCAATCCTGTGCATAAGATAGGTTTCTCTCTCACCCTGGAGATATTCGGCCATGTGCCTTTATCATA
This genomic interval carries:
- the ZNRF1 gene encoding E3 ubiquitin-protein ligase ZNRF1, with translation MGAKQSSASRTRASFPGVSSDDSAVPPASHFGHYRPGGAMGLRSRSVSSVSGLEPPAAGLPFGLYRAGPEPDRGGSSGAEESRGGLYLGPRASLTDTLQLTPRWIGAQSGFRCPICSKSVASDEMEMHFIMCLSKPRLSYNDDVLTRDAGECVICLEELSQGDTIARLPCLCIYHKSCIDSWFEVNRCCPEHPSD